One stretch of Actinacidiphila sp. DG2A-62 DNA includes these proteins:
- a CDS encoding GNAT family N-acetyltransferase: protein MTRAMANNDIAAADETVIRVHGVSQTQPLVDTLADIWADAHPEFAANSPDGRARSVASFRRQVNGHFRHAGFTLAAAYQSGTLVGFGYGFPCSAEYWYGAELLPDIPTDAREDLMGLCELAVRPGWQSQGIGTRLHQRLVEAVAPRWTSLLVRPDNPRGRALYDRLGYRYAGPYRNGDETYDLLIARVE, encoded by the coding sequence GTGACCCGCGCCATGGCAAACAACGACATCGCCGCCGCAGACGAGACTGTTATACGCGTCCACGGTGTCAGCCAGACCCAACCCTTGGTGGACACTTTGGCGGACATCTGGGCGGACGCGCACCCGGAGTTCGCAGCCAACAGCCCGGATGGCCGGGCGCGCAGCGTCGCCTCCTTCCGTCGCCAGGTGAACGGCCATTTCAGACATGCCGGATTCACGTTGGCTGCCGCGTACCAGAGTGGCACTCTCGTGGGGTTCGGCTACGGCTTTCCGTGCTCGGCCGAATACTGGTACGGCGCGGAGCTGTTGCCTGACATCCCCACTGACGCCCGCGAGGATCTGATGGGGCTCTGCGAGCTGGCCGTCCGGCCGGGCTGGCAGTCCCAGGGCATCGGAACGCGCCTGCATCAGCGCCTGGTCGAGGCCGTCGCCCCGCGCTGGACGTCGCTGCTCGTCCGCCCCGACAACCCCAGGGGCCGCGCGCTGTACGACCGTCTCGGCTACCGGTACGCGGGCCCGTACCGCAACGGTGACGAGACGTACGACCTGCTGATCGCCCGCGTGGAGTGA
- a CDS encoding YdcF family protein yields MSERGQRAIGDGQRDAARRLWDYCRLGHEPRACAVGIGLGSHDLGVASRAAELFHAGMFPVIVFSGGNSRTTVARFPRGEAVHYREHALALGVPDAAILVEPRARNTGENVTFSRRVLAGAGIVPESVMVVCKPYAERRSYATVRKLWPQVDVVCASEALGFEEYVKGIGDAKLVVDMLVGDVQRIMAYPRLGFAVEQDVPDEVRAAYEVLVRDGFTSRLVAG; encoded by the coding sequence GTGTCGGAACGCGGGCAGCGGGCGATCGGTGACGGACAGCGGGATGCGGCGCGGCGGTTGTGGGACTACTGCCGGTTGGGGCACGAGCCGCGGGCGTGTGCCGTCGGGATCGGGCTGGGGAGTCATGATCTCGGGGTGGCCTCGCGGGCGGCGGAGTTGTTCCACGCGGGGATGTTTCCGGTGATCGTGTTCAGCGGGGGGAACAGCCGGACGACGGTTGCGCGGTTCCCGCGGGGAGAGGCGGTGCACTACCGGGAGCACGCACTCGCGTTGGGAGTTCCGGACGCGGCGATCCTGGTCGAGCCGCGGGCCCGGAACACCGGGGAGAACGTCACGTTCTCGCGGCGGGTGCTGGCCGGGGCCGGGATCGTGCCGGAGTCGGTGATGGTGGTGTGCAAGCCGTACGCGGAGCGGCGTTCGTACGCGACGGTGCGGAAGCTGTGGCCGCAGGTCGATGTGGTGTGCGCGTCCGAGGCGTTGGGGTTCGAGGAGTACGTGAAGGGCATCGGCGACGCGAAGTTGGTGGTCGACATGCTCGTGGGCGATGTGCAGCGGATCATGGCGTATCCGCGGCTGGGCTTCGCCGTTGAGCAGGACGTTCCGGATGAGGTGCGGGCCGCGTACGAGGTGCTGGTCCGCGACGGCTTCACGAGCCGTCTCGTTGCCGGCTGA
- a CDS encoding TetR/AcrR family transcriptional regulator: MTESQQELEKGPTGRRRGRGARERILGASQRLFREQGINRTGMDQLCAAAEVSKRTAYQHFASKDELVAEYLRRFDPSVLSGVFDRDDLTPREQLLAVFDIPPTTPLCPYIAAAVELHDPQHPASRYAREYKQAVAARLTDAARRAGAADPEQLGEQLALLIDGAAARTRVLDADAFPTAAAIAAVLVDNAIPAPATASAGRRQEQASR; the protein is encoded by the coding sequence ATGACGGAGTCGCAGCAGGAGTTGGAGAAGGGCCCCACCGGCCGGCGTCGCGGGCGCGGCGCACGCGAGCGCATCCTCGGCGCGTCCCAGCGGCTCTTCCGCGAGCAGGGCATCAACCGCACCGGCATGGACCAGCTCTGCGCGGCGGCCGAGGTGTCCAAGCGCACGGCCTACCAGCACTTCGCGAGCAAGGACGAGCTGGTCGCCGAGTATCTGCGCCGGTTCGACCCCTCCGTGCTGTCCGGCGTGTTCGACCGCGACGACCTCACCCCCCGCGAACAGCTCCTCGCGGTCTTCGACATCCCCCCGACCACGCCCCTGTGCCCGTACATCGCCGCGGCCGTCGAGCTGCACGACCCGCAGCACCCCGCGTCCCGGTACGCACGCGAGTACAAGCAGGCCGTCGCCGCGCGGCTCACGGACGCCGCGCGGCGAGCCGGCGCCGCCGATCCCGAGCAGCTCGGCGAGCAGCTCGCGCTGCTCATCGACGGCGCGGCGGCGCGTACGCGGGTGCTCGACGCGGACGCGTTTCCCACCGCGGCGGCGATCGCGGCGGTGCTCGTGGACAACGCGATCCCGGCCCCCGCTACGGCCAGCGCCGGCCGCCGACAGGAGCAGGCGTCGCGCTGA
- a CDS encoding SDR family NAD(P)-dependent oxidoreductase: MGKLDGKVAVITGGTTGMALAGAKLFVDEGAYVFVTGRRQDALDQAVKEIGRNVTGVRGDAADLDDLDRLYDTVRREKGSLDILWASAGGGEPAPLGEITEAQFDTWFGLNARGTLFTVQKALPLLNDGGSILMTGSNASLGAFPGWSVYAGSKAVQQAWARVWLNELKDRRIRVNVLTPGQVATAKQEELFDEATRQQFESLIPRGQMGRPDEIATVALFLASDDSSYVNGLELVADGGTTAL, from the coding sequence ATGGGAAAGCTGGACGGCAAGGTAGCGGTCATCACCGGCGGCACCACCGGCATGGCACTGGCCGGAGCGAAGCTGTTCGTCGACGAGGGGGCGTACGTCTTCGTCACCGGCCGCCGGCAGGACGCGCTGGACCAGGCCGTGAAGGAGATCGGCCGCAACGTCACCGGCGTCCGCGGCGACGCCGCCGACCTGGACGACCTGGACCGGCTGTACGACACCGTCAGGCGGGAGAAGGGGAGCCTGGACATCCTGTGGGCCAGCGCGGGCGGCGGCGAGCCCGCGCCGCTCGGCGAGATCACCGAGGCGCAGTTCGACACCTGGTTCGGGCTCAACGCCCGCGGCACCCTGTTCACCGTCCAGAAGGCCCTGCCGCTCCTCAACGACGGCGGCTCCATCCTCATGACCGGCTCCAACGCCTCCCTCGGCGCCTTCCCCGGCTGGAGCGTCTACGCCGGCAGCAAGGCCGTCCAGCAGGCCTGGGCCCGCGTCTGGCTGAACGAACTCAAGGACCGCCGCATCCGCGTCAACGTCCTGACCCCCGGCCAGGTGGCCACCGCCAAGCAGGAGGAGCTCTTCGACGAGGCCACCCGGCAGCAGTTCGAGTCCCTCATCCCGCGCGGGCAGATGGGCCGCCCCGACGAGATCGCCACCGTCGCCCTCTTCCTCGCCTCCGACGACTCCAGCTACGTCAACGGGTTGGAGCTCGTGGCCGACGGCGGCACCACCGCCCTCTGA